atttttgctttttataataattattaaagctgTCTGAATTGTCAGGCACGATATAAAAGTCGATTCAGATGATATAACCATCTAAATTCCCtacgttattaaaaataatactgattTATACTCAATGTTAATAatcaatgttaaaaaaaataggaaaagaattacaaacaaaataccaAAATtcgaattattttacaataaaattaaatatttggattaGGCCAAAGgttaatatcaatttttaagtTCAGCTAAATACCACGCGAAGTCCGTAAGCAGTCTCTGTATGGCCGTAGCAAGATACCAATGACGTCACGCTCAAATAAACATATGTTTGTCGTAATTTCATAAACTCCAGTGGATCTTTAAGAGTCATTTACATTACTAAGccatttagaaaataataccAAGTAATAATAGAAACAAGTGCAAGCGGAAGAAGAGAAAGGCTTTTAAAggattacataattaattctgCATTCGAATTTCTAGATGTGTGGTACTGTAAACAACATATGTGTTGGAGATTGTTTTATAGGATTCAAAGTATTATTACAATTCgaacaatacaaaatacctaCGTTATTTGGCACAATTTTTTGTTGTGTATGGAAGTTTCTATTTCGTTGAAAAAGTAGTAAATAGTACTGGGATTTTCTCATTAGTTAAAACTTTCAGTTTTAAAAAgcctttaaatttgtaatggCGCGGGCGATAGAAATACTAATCAGAAACAGTGAGTTTATCCAGGATTTGTAACATAAGACTATCGAAATTGTGTATAGTCGATGATGATGTCACCAGGtgctatataaattaattataaaatagcgAGTCAATTTGATAGTTAAATTGTAggtgtatgtatgtacattaATGGATTGGGGGTCAGCATATTATGGGGTCCAAAACTTTACGAAAAACGGCGTCAAGAGAGATGGGATGACGTTCTGCTGAAAGGATGGAGATGACCAGCTCGTAAAGGAAATGACTTAGGGGGAAACCTATGTTGCctgatgaaaaaaataaatgtatggcttacgttaaaattatgtaaatgcaTGTAAGTAGTGAAAGGCTAAAAAAAGCTTTGCGGTGTAAAGAAtctaatcaaataattaataaattgagattttataaatatgtatctgtGCTACGGCCatcttgttaataaattttgttatatggTTGTTCAAAGCTTTAAAAGCTTTCTTCCTCATTCAATGTAAATATCCTCAATAGGATATGCTGTTTCTATGAACTTCTGGTAAAATCTCTGGAATGCTCTCCTGAAATTAGacaactaattatttattgatatacttTGAGTCCTGTAGAACAAGCAAGCtatgtataattaagttttacaaataaagtgCATCTTTATGTCGATGGCCAATCGCTTTACCATCGGTCACTCTGCATTATCTGCCTTCACCATGGAGAGTATAccgaggagttgttcggattaatattaataatagttgaGTTTCATTTTtagacgtcgaggcagaatacgtaATCCCGTATCACCTTCACGTCCGTCGTTTCACATCTGAGcattttaaggcagtttttgccgcgcaccaccactatgtgaaaccagcACACCACGCAGCCACCAGGCaggtatttctgaaccaattcgacttttCACAACTTTTTGTACGGCCTTTCTTCtacctttttttcttttatgccCTTTTCAGTGTGATACCGTGACAGTGTGAAGATTTTTCAGTGTGATACCCGTCGTATCCATACATTGGACAGTCGGTCAGAACATGTACCACCACCATCTCTTCAGCTGTATTGCTACAAGGACAGGCAGCACTTTGTCTGACACTGACTAACCAATTCGACTCGGTCACTCAATAAAAGAGCGCAACAACAACCCTCTAGCATTGaaggtgtccatgggctgcggtATCATTTACCATCAGATGAGCCGCTTCTCGGTTTTCCccattttctatataaaaatagatgaGTACTTTCTTAAAACGTTTAATTTCGAACGACAAGAAAGAGATGTAGAAATTTCTGCAAAAaagttgtaatattatttctgtagAAGTACTTTAAACCATAAACAAAactagaataattaaaattaatctattaaacggagtaaaattataaaaaataatattttatagaccaaataaaaaaaacctttgaaattattatatatatatatgacccTAGTCTCGCCGTCCTGAGATCTTTACAAACCCTATTCAACCTATAAGCAACaccaacaattaaatttaaaaaaattaccccaCGGCTTCAGCCACAGGTCTGGTAGACTCCTGACCACGGAATACGTGACATGCGAATCTCTGGAGTGTGGGATGTTTCGTGATGAAGCCTAGATAGCGATGGTCACGTGGGTGGAACGCACAGAACGACACATTCTTCAGTGAGTAAAAGTAGTCGATGCAGGGCGTATTTCGACTCCGCTGTAAAAAACAAGTTCTTAGATTAGGGTTGGACATGCATGGCACGCGCTATGTTGACTTTATATAACTCAGTTCGCAATCACTTAcagcttataataataaaaatgtattcactAACATGCAAATTCATGCttgctttaaaatttacaattttctatgctaattaaaatttaacaaagtcCTAAGTTCAGTTTTGTAATTGATCTAGGCAAAACactttactttgttttatatgttcCACTTACCACtgtgaaacataaaaattaataataactgtcAATACAGAAACCAATCATTATATTAACGACTAGGCACATAAAAGCgatgtaaaattagaacttACATCTGGTTTGGATCTGTCGACCATGCGAAGGCCTTGATCCGAAACTTCTAAAATACAGGGCTGAGAGCTAATATCTCCATTAGAGTCAccgacaatttttttaactgccTGACAAACAACACCCGTTCCTTTATGAGCAAGTGTTTCTACGGAGCCCATATAGCTGCAACAGAATATATGTGAAACTACATTGCGCAACAAAATGTACTTCACtcaaaaaattctataaataaatggatTTTAGCATACCCCAGTAAATATCTCTCCCGCTTCGCTTTTGCGTTTGCTGGATCAAAATCACTGTAGTCCATATCAACCGCGTATGCCGAAGGAAAGATACCTTGTTGACCTGTCCTTAAATTAACTCctaaaaaatcacaaataaaGTTGAAGAGCCTAAACAGAAGAGAAGATAAAAGGAATAAAATTGGCAAAAGTAAAAATAGCCAgatgaataataaaactaaaaagcgtaattagaaattaaaaatagaaagagtaattgaaatttaataatttttaacgtttttGCCGCGACCGTAAGGATGTAATAACGACATTAAAGCAGAACATCTAGTCTTATCCTATATACTTACCTTCGCACCATAAGTCGTCTGCCTCCTTCTGAACATAAATTGGATCGCCAATTTCCACTTCTATCTCATCGTGATGTCGCGGGTTGAACTTGTGTAGTCCTCTGTGTGTGGCTTCCAGCATTTCTAGTTGGCTATGAGGCACTGTGCTTACGTTTCCGGCGAAGTTAATGCCGCTGATGCTGCAACTTGATGATGgtgaaactaaaaataaattaatacttgcAATAACTAAGAATATTCAGTAGAGTTCTCCTACAGTCTTTGAATATTTTCCCTTTAAAGAATGaggcatatattttataagacacTTTTTCAGAAAAATGTACGACAgcttaaactttaataaaatgtatctggATAGTAATGCAATCTCTAccctcatatttgataataatcaatataaaccaaataaagtaaataaaactgtacaaataatattataatatacacgtctatgtttaaaacatatcaaatactttttaattatttttaaaactgggGTAAgttaatatatcttaatatactatattggcacagttgaaccaCATAGAAAATTTAGTTTCTAGAAAATTTCCAGAAACGGATATATAAAGGAATGGTTCAATACGTTAAATGTAAGGTACAAAGATATCACGGAGAAGATATTGGTATATGAGAACTAACTCTTCTTAGTAAGAACACATAACTTAGATAGCTTCATTAAATAGGAACACCATTAGGAACAATACACAACAATCAGTGGCGCTAGCTTTTTaggcctgggcctcagatttctgtatctgtttcatatcatttttcattctaataggcaagtaggtgagtAGCCCCCTGTGTTTGACACACGCCGCCGAATTTTTGGCTCTAatgcaagccggtttcctcacgatgattCACTgtttgagcaaatgttaaacgCGCTTTTAAGAAGAAAGTGTAccggtgcacagccggggatcgaacctacaatctACGAATGATATATTACaagaaaaccaaataaacGTTTTCTGTCCGTGCATGTCTCTATACCTCACTCgacattcaaacaaaaaaatcaaaatgggGATTAGCTGCAAAGGTCTTGagttatattgaaaaatttaaaatagaatatcaAGAAATCATCTCAAACTCGctcattctaaatttaaaatgttgatcCCGATGATAAGAAAACACCTACAATCAAACGTAATTTGAAACACTTCCATGAAAATACTGTTACAGTTGTTATGTTACATTTCAATGAAAGCACTAACAGACAAAAATAACTTCTGTCAGAAGTCGTAATCAGGGAAAGTattgatttttctaaaaatagcTCTTGGGACGTCTTTTTATAGCTATTTATTTGTGAACGATGTACTTCATACCGTAagtatttatagatattttaagacTTAAGAATCAagggataatataataataaaaatagtttcttcCGCTTAATATGATGGTATTGGTCTATtagcttcagcatgcgactctcatctctgaggccATATCTTTGATCCCCACTGTGCACCGttagactttatttctataagcgaatttaacattcgctttaACGATGACGAGaatcatcgtgaggaaaccggcttgccttagacccaaaaagtcgtggTCGTGTGTCAGATACAGGAGGTGATTCACTTACTTTCCTATTATATTggcaaatgatcataaaagagatacagaaatctgaggcccaggccttaaaaggttgtagcgccacttcTACCCTTTTACCACCTTTGCATTTACCAAAGGATTTTATAATGGCCTCAgattaagaagaaaaaattcTTACCGTTCTGTTGTAACGGCGTTGGGGATAAGCTTTTAGGTCCAGTATCGATCGGCGAATGTGCAGTGCTGTGTCCACTATCTACATCGCCGAGGCTTTGCAGCCTTTCTGAGTCTGGACTGGAGTCTTCGTCCAAGAGGTAGCCACACTTTAGCACCAAAAGGGGTCGCCCCTGGCCCCCTGGTCGTACTAGAAGACCAGTTAATGCTCCTAACTCATCAGCGAGTGATGCCGGTTGGGCTGCCCCAACCACAGAAGCTGAaagatacataaaatacaGATTTGCATTACATTATAAGTTGGCGCCTTTAATTcgctaaatataaatcaaagtatttatgcattggtttaaaaaaaatatagaagaaATTGTCATTACTGCCAAAATGATTTACACTTGATGTAGAAGATGGTTGTGATGCTGGGGTATTCTTGATCGACCAACTCTGTGTTACaatcagattatatatttgaaatctaTGTTTACCCTATATATTATCGTGTAGAGTACCATGAGTAGAACGTAACTTCATTTCAGGTATTATTCTATTGCAGTAAGTTATTTGTAATCCTTATCTAATCCTGTATCTACTGTAGTCTACTTTACAAAACCATATTTAAAACCGCGATTTCATCGTTTACCTTTATTCCCATACTTCATAATTTctgatataaaatacaaaaatatattagtttcaAACCCCTTATCAAATGTCAATATCGATCAAAACTGGTATTGGGGTATTGCGCCAGTTAAATCTTGGATTACAACGCACAGTTACGAAGATATAACAGCCACCACCAGACTGACTGGTATCAggcataagttttttttaaactaaataatatacgaataaccaatgtaacatttttatatgttaaattatgaCTAATTGTTTATAGTATTCGCAAAGCTCAATgaggaattaaaaaacaaatcataatCGCTAGAATAACAAGTGGCAGAGCG
Above is a genomic segment from Pieris rapae chromosome Z, ilPieRapa1.1, whole genome shotgun sequence containing:
- the LOC110999045 gene encoding JNK-interacting protein 1 produces the protein MRHPLSSTIRCTDMADSEFEEFRRVFDKLPQHIKAPTPFYSLVPNVGLEDDSPSSKSEESPEEEKLCVADTEAMKADGSPVTQSDKTDAQRSPRHQFTSGERRRRKLPEIPKNRKTSVVGAAQPASLADELGALTGLLVRPGGQGRPLLVLKCGYLLDEDSSPDSERLQSLGDVDSGHSTAHSPIDTGPKSLSPTPLQQNVSPSSSCSISGINFAGNVSTVPHSQLEMLEATHRGLHKFNPRHHDEIEVEIGDPIYVQKEADDLWCEGVNLRTGQQGIFPSAYAVDMDYSDFDPANAKAKRERYLLGYMGSVETLAHKGTGVVCQAVKKIVGDSNGDISSQPCILEVSDQGLRMVDRSKPDRSRNTPCIDYFYSLKNVSFCAFHPRDHRYLGFITKHPTLQRFACHVFRGQESTRPVAEAVGRAFQRFYQKFIETAYPIEDIYIE